One stretch of Rhodopirellula islandica DNA includes these proteins:
- a CDS encoding BatD family protein, translating to MPSKTTANLKGRLVNLKCQLLVALVFCGVFVCVGETQAANVSAKLSSKEAYVGAALTLQVRIENAEKYELPELPQIDGVEIVREGVPQQSRQVTVINGQMIQKQSVTFLYRVTPKVAGSFEIPSLGIRADGEVFQTEPMTFVATVSDTGDLLFVEVEGDKSHVYVGEPIPLTLKIWLRPYRLVEQEATLSEGDMWSMISSQTEWGEFTKAMEEMAARNQRPGGRSVLREDESGESREYYLYEIDAEIYPKKPGEVDAGGVEVVVNYPTEIGPVARRDPFGMGSRFSQMFDDDFFRSTVGRERLAVRKSRPIRAEAEIDSIEVRPIPSEGRPVGYNGAVGKYTIVTQATPQLVEAGDPVKLKIGITGDGPMDLVRCPKLSTLPELTADFKVSDQPLPGFVQDNMKVFAPTIRPKHEGVTEIPPIEFHFFNPETESFEVVRSNPIPLRVRASETLQLNSIVSNGDRSDDQDSSNGAGQGGQDAKDSWADSLWEIHTSSDALENVPVRKALSTWWLLTVWPGLVWLGLVVWQSCGRWMTWLPEWKSPAQKAVLAMEQADDEFAIGQAMAMYLHRQFGSDDESSSWLSGVGGVRAAGEYGLAAEVESFLDRCQREETAIPSELTTTIGEVRSRGVALIEQLESFRQQQRPSRQFQAKTISALQSQSVARILAWVLAGWSFALAGSALASESVEGMTLDQASMSVLFQEANQAYERGMQRLEQSESDAAPKKDSASKGDSGQAAAKEEFSLAATRYQTLVDAGVENPQLYANLGNACLQSGQIGRAIVAYERALKWDPENDSIRTRLWLARGQVNESSDLDESWKQEAQRAIAPLLFRHWGSSHLRWSVVGFALVFWAILILLRLRILAPETRRVARSAASFFAVMAVFGGVMWWLAITGVSKESTGYIVVDQVTVRTGDAESFPALVEWSEADGRAVEIAQSRGDWVLVRTPSATGWVPADTVEST from the coding sequence AACTGCTGGTCGCATTGGTTTTCTGCGGGGTGTTCGTCTGTGTCGGCGAAACCCAGGCGGCCAATGTTTCTGCAAAGCTGTCGTCCAAGGAGGCTTATGTTGGGGCCGCGTTGACGTTGCAGGTTCGGATTGAAAATGCGGAGAAGTATGAACTTCCGGAACTGCCGCAGATCGATGGCGTGGAGATCGTTCGCGAGGGTGTGCCTCAACAAAGTCGGCAGGTCACCGTCATCAATGGACAGATGATTCAAAAGCAGAGCGTGACGTTTCTGTACCGGGTGACGCCGAAGGTAGCGGGATCGTTCGAGATCCCATCCTTGGGTATTCGAGCGGACGGGGAGGTGTTTCAAACGGAACCCATGACGTTCGTGGCGACGGTGAGCGATACCGGTGACCTGTTGTTCGTTGAAGTCGAGGGTGACAAGTCACACGTGTATGTCGGCGAACCGATTCCGTTGACGTTGAAAATTTGGCTGCGCCCTTACCGCCTCGTCGAGCAAGAGGCGACGCTCTCCGAAGGTGACATGTGGTCGATGATTTCTTCCCAAACGGAATGGGGGGAATTCACCAAAGCGATGGAGGAAATGGCAGCGAGAAATCAACGCCCCGGTGGCCGATCGGTTTTGCGAGAGGATGAAAGTGGTGAGTCACGGGAGTACTACTTGTATGAGATCGACGCGGAGATCTATCCCAAGAAACCAGGGGAAGTGGACGCTGGCGGCGTCGAAGTTGTCGTCAACTATCCCACTGAAATCGGGCCGGTGGCCCGGCGAGATCCGTTTGGCATGGGATCTCGTTTCTCGCAAATGTTTGATGATGATTTTTTTCGCTCTACGGTGGGACGAGAGCGACTGGCGGTTCGGAAGTCGCGTCCGATTCGAGCCGAGGCGGAGATTGATTCGATCGAAGTTCGCCCCATCCCGAGCGAAGGGCGGCCCGTTGGGTACAACGGCGCGGTCGGCAAGTACACGATTGTCACTCAGGCCACACCGCAGTTGGTCGAAGCCGGCGACCCCGTCAAACTCAAGATTGGCATCACCGGCGATGGCCCCATGGATTTGGTGCGATGTCCCAAGTTGTCGACGCTGCCAGAGTTGACGGCTGATTTCAAAGTCTCCGACCAACCGTTGCCTGGATTTGTTCAAGACAACATGAAGGTGTTTGCTCCGACGATTCGTCCCAAGCACGAAGGTGTGACTGAGATTCCGCCGATCGAGTTTCATTTCTTCAACCCGGAAACGGAATCGTTCGAAGTTGTCCGAAGCAATCCGATTCCGCTGAGAGTGCGAGCTTCGGAAACGCTCCAGTTGAATTCCATCGTTTCCAATGGTGATCGTTCGGATGATCAAGACTCCTCGAACGGGGCAGGGCAGGGCGGTCAGGACGCGAAGGATTCCTGGGCGGATTCGCTCTGGGAAATTCACACGTCCTCGGATGCTCTTGAGAATGTTCCGGTCCGGAAAGCACTTTCGACTTGGTGGTTGCTGACCGTGTGGCCGGGTTTGGTTTGGCTTGGTTTGGTTGTTTGGCAGAGTTGCGGCCGCTGGATGACTTGGTTGCCTGAGTGGAAGTCACCCGCCCAAAAAGCTGTGCTCGCAATGGAACAAGCGGATGACGAATTCGCGATTGGGCAGGCCATGGCGATGTATTTGCACCGACAGTTTGGAAGCGATGACGAATCCTCGAGTTGGTTGTCTGGGGTCGGTGGAGTGCGAGCAGCGGGTGAGTATGGATTGGCCGCGGAAGTGGAATCCTTCTTGGATCGTTGCCAGCGGGAAGAGACCGCCATCCCTTCGGAGTTGACAACCACGATCGGGGAAGTGCGTTCGCGTGGTGTGGCATTGATCGAGCAGTTGGAAAGCTTTCGGCAGCAACAGCGTCCGTCGCGACAGTTCCAGGCGAAAACAATTTCCGCTTTGCAGTCGCAAAGTGTTGCAAGGATTTTGGCGTGGGTGCTGGCGGGATGGTCTTTCGCGTTGGCGGGCAGCGCCTTGGCAAGCGAATCGGTGGAAGGCATGACACTGGATCAGGCATCCATGTCGGTGCTGTTCCAAGAGGCCAACCAGGCTTACGAACGCGGGATGCAGAGGCTCGAACAGTCTGAATCCGATGCCGCACCCAAGAAGGACTCGGCCAGCAAGGGTGATTCGGGGCAGGCGGCTGCCAAGGAGGAATTTTCACTGGCGGCCACTCGCTATCAAACGCTGGTTGATGCCGGAGTTGAGAACCCGCAGTTGTATGCGAACTTGGGCAACGCTTGTCTGCAGTCCGGCCAAATTGGAAGAGCGATTGTGGCCTACGAACGAGCGCTGAAGTGGGATCCGGAAAACGATTCGATTCGCACCCGTTTGTGGTTGGCTCGAGGTCAGGTCAACGAGTCAAGCGATCTCGATGAGTCATGGAAGCAGGAAGCACAGCGAGCGATTGCACCGTTGCTGTTCCGCCATTGGGGGTCGAGTCATCTGCGGTGGAGCGTTGTCGGTTTCGCGTTGGTCTTCTGGGCCATTTTGATCTTGCTTCGGCTCCGAATATTGGCACCCGAAACACGTCGTGTGGCACGTTCGGCTGCGTCCTTTTTCGCAGTGATGGCTGTGTTCGGCGGCGTCATGTGGTGGCTGGCAATCACCGGGGTTTCGAAAGAATCCACTGGTTACATAGTCGTCGATCAGGTCACCGTTCGGACTGGTGATGCGGAGTCTTTCCCAGCTCTCGTGGAGTGGAGCGAGGCGGATGGTCGGGCCGTCGAGATCGCTCAATCACGAGGCGATTGGGTCCTCGTTCGCACCCCGTCCGCGACAGGCTGGGTTCCTGCGGACACCGTTGAGAGCACGTGA